The DNA window GAGGATCAGGTCGGTACACGAGGTGGAGCGCGAGCTGCGCACACTGCAGGGCTCCAGCGAGCTGTAGAGCGTCGCCTTCGCCAGCGGCTGCGCGTCCACCTTGGCGAGCGCGGTCTCCTCGGCGTGGGCGTCCGGCTCGCTCTCGCGCGAGTAGCCGGTGGCGACGACGTCCCCGTTCGCCGCCACGATCACCGCGCCCACGGAGAACGCGGTACGCGAAGGTGGGCACTGCAGGCCGAGGTCGATGGCCTGTTGCAGCAGGTCGCGGTCGGCCGCGGTAGCCGGTGAGGTTTCTCGGTGCGTCATCGTGCCTTCGTCGTATCGGTCAGCCACGGCGACGATCTCGTCGTCCCCAGATCGCTGGAATGGTCTGTGGTCAGCCCGCCTCGCTGCCGACTGATGTGAATGAGGCTCGAACTCTTCGGGTCTTCCGCGCCGGCCGGACGTCGGTCTCATGGGAGGTAGTCATGCTTCCTGTCCACCACGCCGTCCGCGATGAGACGGGCATGTCGACGGCGGAGTACGCCGTCGGCACCGTGGCGGCGGTTGGCCTCGCTGGCATTCTCTACAAGCTGCTCACCAGCCCCGAGATGCGCGAGCTGCTGTGGATGATCATCGAGAAGGCGATCACGGCCTTCACCTAGGAACGCCACAGATCCCGTTGTTGCCCCCGCCGAGTGTGGTGGTTGGCCGCGCGTCGGCCACCACACTCGTATGCCCCGCAGCCGCGCCCTCGCCGGCTCTACCTCGTGGCGGTGCGCGACCGCCGCGGGCCTGCTGTCCACGACCATCACCGGTGGCTGTTCTCCTGCTGGGCCGGGGCCATCTTCTCCTCGATCGTACTTCCACCGGGCTACGGAGCCGGTACCCGCCAGCGCCACCACCGCCCTCATCCACAGATTGCCCTTCCCCTCTTCGGTTCCCCACCTCACCCGCCGAACTCGACAGGTGAGCGACCGATCGCCAGCACCCACCGCAGCTCGGTGCCGCTGGCGCGAGCGGAGGAGAGGAACGCGATGAACGGAACACCACAACGTGCCAACCTCGGTCGGCGCAACCGGTCGCGGTGGCGCAGCGACCGTGGCGCGTATACCGCAGAGCTGGCGGTCGCCCTGCCGGCCCTGCTGCTGCTCGTCGCGTGGGGCA is part of the Streptosporangiales bacterium genome and encodes:
- a CDS encoding DUF4244 domain-containing protein, whose protein sequence is MLPVHHAVRDETGMSTAEYAVGTVAAVGLAGILYKLLTSPEMRELLWMIIEKAITAFT
- a CDS encoding dCMP deaminase gives rise to the protein MTHRETSPATAADRDLLQQAIDLGLQCPPSRTAFSVGAVIVAANGDVVATGYSRESEPDAHAEETALAKVDAQPLAKATLYSSLEPCSVRSSRSTSCTDLILAAGIERVVFALHEPAIFVEGRGGERLAAAGVQVVHLPELAAQVEQVNAHLLHT